GTGCGGCCAGCCGCCGCTCCCGCGCCGCCGGCGCCGCCGCCGTCGTCGCGAGGATGCAACGGGCCGTCGACTCCGCGTTCGCCGGCAGCACGCGGCTGTCCGGCGGCGTGCGCAATCGACTGTCCAGCACGATCCGGATCGGGTCGACGCCGCCGCGCACGCCGCGCACCGTCAGCCGCGGATCGTCCGCCCGCACCGTCCCGACGCCGACGAGGATCGCCTGGTGCGCGTGGCGCAGCCGGTGCGCGTCGCGCCGCGCCGCCTCGCCCGTAATCCACTTCGAGTCACCCGTCCGCGTCGCGATGCGCCCGTCGAGCGTCACCGCCGCCTTCAGCGTGAACCGCGGCCGCCCCTCGCGCGCCCACGTCACGAACGCCGCGTTGAGTTCGGCGCACTCCGCGCGGCGCACCCCGGTGACCACCTCCACCCCCTTGCGCCGCAGCCACGCCGCGCCGCCGCTGTGCGCGCGGATCGGATCGAGCATCCCGATGACGAGTCGCGCGATGCCCGCCTCGAGCACCAGCGGCGCGCACGGCGCCGTCCGGCGCCGCCCGGTGTGTGCGCACGGCTCGAGGTTCACGTACATCGTCGCGCCCGGCGCGCGCCCACCGAGCTTGCGCAGAGCGACGGCCTCCGCGTGCGGGCCGCCGAGCCGCGCGTGGTAGCCCTCCGCGAGCAGCTCGCCGGCCGGCGACACGATCGCGCAACCGACCAGCGGGTTCGGCGCCGTCCGGCCGGTCCCGCGGCGCGCCAGCTCGATGCACCGCGCCATCCAGCGGTCATCCTCCGGGCGCACCGCGCCGCGGCGCGCGCGCCGCCGGCCGGCCCGAGTCGCCCTGCCCGCCCGCGTCACGACTTGCGCGCCCGCATCAAGTCGGCCAGCTCCCGCATGAACTCGTCGACGTCGCGAAAGTCGCGGTAGATCGACGCATACCGCACGTAGGCCACCTCGTCGAGCTTGCGCAGCCGCGGCAGCACCGCCTCGCCGATGCGCTTGGACGCCACCTCGCGGTCGCCGGTATCGCAGATGTCGCGCTCGACCTCCTCGGCGATCTTTTCGAGGTCGCCGAACGACACCGGACGCTTGGCCGCCGCCCGCTTGAGCCCGCGCAGCAGCTTGTCGCGGTCGAACGGCTCGCGCCGGCCGTCGCGCTTGCTCACGATCGGCAGCGCGTCCTCGATACGCTCATACGTCGTGAACCGCCGCTTGCACGCCTCGCACTCGCGGCGGCGCCGGATCTCGCCGCCGTCCTTCGACGTGCGCGAGTCGATGACGCGGTCCTCGTTGGTGCCGCAGAACGGACAGCGCATCGCCCGTCACTTTCCGGCGCCACCGTCGAGCGCCGCGATCTTGTCGACCCGGCGCGCGTGCCGGCCGCCCTCGAACGCCGTCGCGCGAAACGCATCCACCGCGTCCACCGCGACGCCGGCGCCGACGACCCGGGCGCCGAGTGCAATCGCGTTGGCGTCGTTGTGCGCCCGCGCCATCTTCGCCATGTACGTCCCGGTGACGACCGCCGCCCGCACCCCCGGGATCTTGTTGGCCGCGATCGAGATCCCGATCCCGGTGCCGCACACCAGCAGGCCGAAACTGCCCGGCTGCGCCGCCACCGCGCGGCCGACCCGCTCGCCGTAGTCCGGGTAGTCCACGGACGCCCCGTCGTGTGTGCCGAGGTCCTCCACCTCGTCGCCGAGTGCGCGCAGATGGTCTACGAGCTGGCGCTTGAGCTCCAGCCCCGCGTGATCGGAACCCGCATACCACTTCATGCGGCGTGTATACCGCCAGCCGCGCGCCCGCCGCCACCCCGGCGGCGCCGGCCGCGCGCGCCGCCGTTCAGTCGCCCGCGTACCGCTTGAACACCAGGCAGGCGTTCGTGCCGCCGAACCCGAACGAATTCGACAGCGCCACGTCGACGCGCACCTCGCGCGCCGCGTTCGGCACGTAGTCGAGGTCGCACTCCGGGTCCGGCGTCTCGTAGTTGATCGTCGGCGGCAGCACGCCGCGGTGGATCGCCAGCGCGGTGATGGCCGCCTCGACGCCACCGGCCGCCCCGAGCATGTGCCCGGTCATCGACTTGGTCGACGACACCGCGAGTCGATCCGCATGCGCGCCGAACACCGCCCGGATCGCGGCCGTCTCGTTCTTGTCGTTGAACGGCGTCGACGTGCCGTGCGCGTTGATGTAGCCCACCTGCGCCGAATCGACCTTCGCGTCCTCGAGCGCCAGCTGTATGCACGCACGCGCCCCCCGCCCCTCCGGCGCCGGCTGCGTCATGTGGTACGCATCGGAGTTGGCGCCGTAGCCGACCAGCTCGCAGTAGATGCGGGCACCGCGCCGCTTGGCATGTTCGAGTTCCTCGAGCACCACGACCCCGGCGCCCTCGGCGCACACGAAGCCGTCGCGGTCCTTGTCGAACGGCCGGCTCGCGCGCTCCGGCTCGTCGTTGCGGGTCGACAGGGCGCGCATCGACGCGAATCCGCCGATGCCCAACTCGGACACGGTCGCCTCGGCGCCGCCCGCGATCATCAGGTCGGCGCTGCCGTACTGGATCGCGCGCATCGCCTCGCCGATCGAGTGCGCGCCGCTCGAGCACGCGCTCACGTGGCTGAAGTTCGGCCCGGTCGCCCCCGTCTTGATCGTGAGCATCCCGGGGATCATGTTGATGATGATGTCGCACACGAAGTACGGCGACACGCCGTGGCGCGGCCCGCGCTCGCGCAGGTTGCGGTAGGTGCGCTCGATCGTCTGCACGCCGCCGAGGCCCGCGCCGACGAACGATCCCCAGCGGTGCGCCTCGGCTTCGGGGGCGCGCCGGTCCTCGTAGCCCGCGTCTTCGAGCGCCTTGAGCCCCGCGGTGATGCCGAACTGGAGGAAGTCGTCGAAGTGGCGCGCCTCGCGCTTGTCGATGTACGGCTCCTCGGCGACCCAGCCCTTCACCTCGCCGGCGATCTTCGTCGAAAACTCCGACGCGTCGAAGTGGGTGATCGGGCCGATGCCGCTTTTGCCCTCGACGAGCCCGCTCCACGTCGACTCCCGGTCGTTGCCGAGCGGCGTGACCAGGCCGATCCCGGTGATGACGACGCGGCGCATGGTCTAGTTCACGTGCGACTTGATGTAGTCGATCGCGTCTTTGACCGTGCGGATCTTCTCGGTGTCCTCGTCCGGAATCTCGAGCTTGAACTCCTGCTCGAGCGCCAGGACGAGTTCCACGACGGCGAGCGAATCCGCCTTCAAGTCATCGACGAACGACGCGTCGTCCTTGCACTGCTCGGGAGACACCTCGAGCTGCTGGCAGATGATCTCTTTGACCTTGGCGGTGATTTCTTCAGGCGTCATGACGGTTGGTTCCTCTGTTGGCTGTCCAGTCGGTGGTTGGTCGCGCGGCAGTCTACATCAACATGCCGCCGTTGACGCGAATGACCTGGCCGGTGATGTAGCCCGCCTCCGGCCCGGCCAGGAACGCCGCCGCGC
The Deltaproteobacteria bacterium DNA segment above includes these coding regions:
- the ribD gene encoding bifunctional diaminohydroxyphosphoribosylaminopyrimidine deaminase/5-amino-6-(5-phosphoribosylamino)uracil reductase RibD, with the translated sequence MRPEDDRWMARCIELARRGTGRTAPNPLVGCAIVSPAGELLAEGYHARLGGPHAEAVALRKLGGRAPGATMYVNLEPCAHTGRRRTAPCAPLVLEAGIARLVIGMLDPIRAHSGGAAWLRRKGVEVVTGVRRAECAELNAAFVTWAREGRPRFTLKAAVTLDGRIATRTGDSKWITGEAARRDAHRLRHAHQAILVGVGTVRADDPRLTVRGVRGGVDPIRIVLDSRLRTPPDSRVLPANAESTARCILATTAAAPAARERRLAALGAEVWRVRATRQGRVDVRALARRLAAAEIVSVLVEGGGEVHATMLAAGLADEVRLYVAPRVFGAGPAWVEGRGVARVAAAVGMRLAGEPERLGEDLVVRAVPARRARRAG
- the nrdR gene encoding transcriptional repressor NrdR, encoding MRCPFCGTNEDRVIDSRTSKDGGEIRRRRECEACKRRFTTYERIEDALPIVSKRDGRREPFDRDKLLRGLKRAAAKRPVSFGDLEKIAEEVERDICDTGDREVASKRIGEAVLPRLRKLDEVAYVRYASIYRDFRDVDEFMRELADLMRARKS
- the rpiB gene encoding ribose 5-phosphate isomerase B, whose amino-acid sequence is MKWYAGSDHAGLELKRQLVDHLRALGDEVEDLGTHDGASVDYPDYGERVGRAVAAQPGSFGLLVCGTGIGISIAANKIPGVRAAVVTGTYMAKMARAHNDANAIALGARVVGAGVAVDAVDAFRATAFEGGRHARRVDKIAALDGGAGK
- the fabF gene encoding beta-ketoacyl-[acyl-carrier-protein] synthase II, producing the protein MRRVVITGIGLVTPLGNDRESTWSGLVEGKSGIGPITHFDASEFSTKIAGEVKGWVAEEPYIDKREARHFDDFLQFGITAGLKALEDAGYEDRRAPEAEAHRWGSFVGAGLGGVQTIERTYRNLRERGPRHGVSPYFVCDIIINMIPGMLTIKTGATGPNFSHVSACSSGAHSIGEAMRAIQYGSADLMIAGGAEATVSELGIGGFASMRALSTRNDEPERASRPFDKDRDGFVCAEGAGVVVLEELEHAKRRGARIYCELVGYGANSDAYHMTQPAPEGRGARACIQLALEDAKVDSAQVGYINAHGTSTPFNDKNETAAIRAVFGAHADRLAVSSTKSMTGHMLGAAGGVEAAITALAIHRGVLPPTINYETPDPECDLDYVPNAAREVRVDVALSNSFGFGGTNACLVFKRYAGD
- the acpP gene encoding acyl carrier protein; the encoded protein is MTPEEITAKVKEIICQQLEVSPEQCKDDASFVDDLKADSLAVVELVLALEQEFKLEIPDEDTEKIRTVKDAIDYIKSHVN